The Dermacentor albipictus isolate Rhodes 1998 colony chromosome 2, USDA_Dalb.pri_finalv2, whole genome shotgun sequence genome has a segment encoding these proteins:
- the LOC135910956 gene encoding ice-structuring glycoprotein-like yields MYAATPAITRVYHSSPVVAAAPAITSYTAPAFPKVPTSYASGPVATKVYQGAVRKLYQPASAIARVASTYGATPSFTRVYQSTPFVAAAPAVSTYRAPAITKVVPTYASAPAITRVYQTSPALTKFYHSASFVATAPAVNRVATTYSTAPGWTRAYQSTPVVATGPAVTAHTAPATAKVAATYAVAPAVTRVYQSAPGVSRVYQTTPMLAAAPAVAKVATTYASAPAITRVYQNAPALTRIYQSAPVVAAAPHFAKVSTTYTASPAITRVFQSNPVLSASPAVTTYTAPAISKVAATYASVPAITKVYQTSPALTKLYHSGPVAATAPAVPNAATTYSTAPAVTRLYQSTPIVGAAPAVTTYSASAVAKAAAAYASAPVITRVYQGSPALSRLYQSVPIVASAPPVTNVYQSNPVASSTPTFATFGAPAVSKFSTATYHTAPATAAAPAVATTTYHSTPAVSTLAAAPVTSVVPAPAVTTTYHVTPSVATVAAAPFGHVAAAPAITATYQAAQPVATVGAGQVTSVANAPAVTTTTYHTSPRVVPVAAAPGLSTTTYHATPAVVAAAGAPAFDSYEGSPEVSTTTIHHTPAVATVPPSPAYGYGVGTLGYGVGHYDFGHGLGTYGLNYGYGLGTPIDHAALLRKKK; encoded by the exons ATGTACGCTGCCACCCCAGCCATCACCCGTGTCTACCACTCTTCCCCAGTTGTAGCAGCTGCGCCAGCCATCACATCGTACACTGCCCCTGCCTTTCCCAAGGTTCCGACATCCTACGCAAGTGGCCCAGTAGCCACTAAAGTCTACCAGGGCGCCGTGAGGAAGCTCTATCAGCCGGCTTCTGCCATTGCCAGAGTTGCTAGTACCTACGGCGCCACACCATCCTTTACCCGTGTGTATCAGTCAACTCCATTTGTGGCCGCCGCACCTGCTGTAAGCACTTACAGGGCTCCAGCCATCACCAAGGTGGTACCGACATATGCATCTGCTCCAGCTATCACCAGGGTGTACCAGACATCGCCAGCTTTGACAAAATTTTATCACTCAGCTTCATTTGTTGCGACGGCCCCTGCTGTTAACAGAGTGGCCACCACCTACTCTACTGCTCCTGGATGGACCCGTGCTTACCAATCCACTCCAGTTGTGGCAACCGGACCAGCCGTCACTGCACACACTGCTCCGGCCACCGCCAAGGTAGCAGCCACGTACGCTGTGGCCCCAGCTGTCACGAGAGTTTACCAGAGTGCCCCAGGTGTAAGCCGGGTCTACCAGACTACTCCAATGCTTGCTGCAGCCCCCGCTGTAGCCAAGGTTGCCACCACCTATGCTTCTGCCCCTGCTATTACCAGAGTCTACCAGAATGCCCCAGCCCTGACACGAATATACCAATCTGCTCCTGTTGTAGCTGCTGCTCCACACTTTGCCAAGGTTTCTACCACATATACAGCTAGCCCAGCCATCACGCGTGTATTCCAGTCCAACCCAGTTCTGTCAGCATCACCAGCTGTAACAACATACACTGCCCCCGCCATATCCAAGGTGGCTGCCACCTATGCCTCTGTTCCAGCTATCACTAAAGTATACCAGACCTCGCCAGCTTTGACTAAACTATACCACTCGGGTCCGGTTGCTGCCACTGCCCCGGCTGTTCCCAACGCAGCCACCACGTATTCAACTGCCCCAGCAGTTACCCGTCTTTACCAGTCCACTCCAATTGTGGGAGCTGCACCAGCTGTCACCACATACAGTGCTTCAGCAGTCGCAAAAGCGGCCGCCGCTTATGCGTCTGCACCAGTTATTACTAGAGTCTACCAAGGTTCACCGGCTCTCAGCAGGTTATACCAGTCGGTTCCAATTGTGGCGTCCGCCCCTCCGGTGACTAACGTGTACCAATCTAATCCAGTGGCTTCCTCAACCCCTACTTTTGCCACATTTGGTGCGCCGGCTGTCTCTAAATTCTCCACTGCTACCTACCATACTGCACCAGCCACTGCCGCCGCTCCAGCTGTCGCTACGACCACCTACCACTCTACTCCAGCTGTATCAACTCTGGCTGCGGCCCCAGTTACCTCTGTTGTACCTGCACCGGCTGTCACTACAACCTATCACGTCACTCCAAGTGTAGCCACGGTCGCCGCTGCCCCATTTGGCCATGTGGCGGCTGCTCCTGCTATCACTGCAACCTACCAGGCTGCTCAACCTGTAGCCACTGTCGGTGCTGGCCAAGTTACCTCAGTGGCCAATGCTCCGGCTGTCACTACAACCACATACCACACTTCTCCACGTGTTGTCCCAGTAGCTGCTGCTCCAGGTCTTTCTACAACCACTTACCACGCTACACCTGCCGTAGTCGCTGCAGCTGGTGCACCAGCCTTCGACAGTTATGAGGGTTCCCCGGAGGTTTCCACCACCACTATTCACCACACCCCAGCTGTGGCCACTGTCCCCCCGAGCCCTGCCTACGGATATGGCGTTGGTACTCTTGGGTACGGTGTTGGTCACTATGACTTCGGCCATGGTCTTGGTACCTATGGTCTGAACTACGGCTACGGCCTTGGCACGCCTATTGACCACGCTGCTCTACTCCGCAAAAAGAAGT GA